The Gossypium hirsutum isolate 1008001.06 chromosome D07, Gossypium_hirsutum_v2.1, whole genome shotgun sequence genome includes the window TGCAAGTGTTCTTTATACTATTCTAACAGGAAACTTGATGTAAAACAGAGTTATAAGAGAGGGCAAATCAGTGACCGGGAATTACAAGATGCAGTTTGGAAAAATGTGTTTCAGGGAAAATTGACTTACTTACACTGGAGTAAAGGAGAGGCAATGGCCCCAACTATTGGAGAACAAGGGGGTACTCTTCTCGTACGGAAGATTCCATCTGCAGACCCAGGGTAATGCTGCTGctgcttctctctctctctctctccctgcCTCCTAAATTGTGTTCTTGTTTATGGTTTTGTTGGAGTAAAGGGGGTTTTCTCTTTTCATATTGTGCCGCATTTCAGAGTTGTTCTTGGTACAGTTTCCTAAAGATTCACTTCTTTATGATAACAAATGTGCAAGTTCTTACAACCCCTGAGAAATAAACTTATGGTTTCTTAACTCTGGTTTGAGTTGTCCATTGCAAATTGTAATGAATCCATTTTAGTGTCCGTGCATCTAGCCTCTGTGAAGGTTATGCTGTtcatttaagtttaatttatattattccTTCTGAACATTAGTTTAGTACATATATGTGAAGATAAGCAGAGGTAAAAAACATGTTAACTTGGCATCCTCATGAGTTTGATGATCCAATCAATGTTCTCCAAACAGAATCttgttatctttttatttctttccttccttttgtGTTCAATGTATCTTGCATATTTACTCTTCTGGTTTGGATACGATTTAGAGAGTTCCTAACTTTATGCTTGACATCTGGACAGTCGAGTTTTTGTTGGGGATGTCATTGTCATGAAGGACCCTGACGATTCTGATAACTATCTGGTCAGAAGATTGGCTGCCACTGAAGGATATGAAATGGTGTCTAAGGATGAAAAAGATGAGCCATTTGTTCTTGAAAAGGACCAGTGCTGGGTATTGGCTGACAATGAAAAATTGAAGCCCAAGGTAGTAAATGTTAGTAATACAACCAAAACAAG containing:
- the LOC107954609 gene encoding uncharacterized protein isoform X2; amino-acid sequence: MVSLSTWCRYLVHKIEYSFTLGWKSYKRGQISDRELQDAVWKNVFQGKLTYLHWSKGEAMAPTIGEQGGTLLVRKIPSADPGRVFVGDVIVMKDPDDSDNYLVRRLAATEGYEMVSKDEKDEPFVLEKDQCWVLADNEKLKPKEAKDSRLFGPVPMTGIVGRVIYCLRTAVDHGPVQNSHYGMRKDSPVLEVELDVDDMVKNHKS
- the LOC107954609 gene encoding uncharacterized protein isoform X1 is translated as MVSLSTWCRYLVHKIEYSFTLGWKSYKRGQISDRELQDAVWKNVFQGKLTYLHWSKGEAMAPTIGEQGGTLLVRKIPSADPGRVFVGDVIVMKDPDDSDNYLVRRLAATEGYEMVSKDEKDEPFVLEKDQCWVLADNEKLKPKVVNEAKDSRLFGPVPMTGIVGRVIYCLRTAVDHGPVQNSHYGMRKDSPVLEVELDVDDMVKNHKS